A portion of the Cryptomeria japonica chromosome 5, Sugi_1.0, whole genome shotgun sequence genome contains these proteins:
- the LOC131035300 gene encoding pectate lyase 1-like gives MAVTHMKLALLVIFLQFFLSTSRPLTTKSNYNAIDKCWRRDPNWTNHRMSLANCAKGFGSYAMGGIGGTIYTVSRDDDNAVNPLFGTLRYGVTRDQPLWIVFARDMEIHLQMPLFFASHKTIDARGAKVIISNGACITLYNTSNVIIHGLTIHDCQPTGSGDVLIYESKGVVRDYPMDGDGISVISSRDIWLDHNTISHCSDGLIDVTLGSTAVTISNNRFFNHNEVMLLGNSDTYTPDLNMRVTVAFNHFGPDLMQRMPRCRLGYVHVANNYYEPWGIYAIGGSSNPTILSEANWFVGPSDYTKKQVTHQNGCTSGSPCVLRSIHDMFLEGSYFKQSGWGNAHPTYDQRQEFKIDIVYLVPKLTKNAGALDCFPKKSCW, from the exons ATGGCTGTAACGCACATGAAATTAGCCCTGCtagtaattttcttgcaatttttctTGTCAACATCAAGACCCTTGACCACAAAAAGCAACTACAATGCCATTGACAAATGCTGGAGGAGAGATCCAAATTGGACAAATCACAGGATGAGTCTTGCAAACTGTGCAAAAGGCTTTGGAAGTTATGCCATGGGAGGCATAGGAGGTACAATATATACAGTCAGCAGAGATGATGACAATGCTGTAAATCCTTTGTTTGGGACTCTCAGATATGGTGTTACTCGCGATCAACCTCTGTGGATAGTTTTTGCAAGGGATATGGAGATTCATCTTCAGATGCCCTTGTTCTTCGCAAGCCACAAGACTATTGATGCAAGGGGAGCAAAAGTCATCATTAGCAATGGGGCCTGCATAACGCTTTATAATACCAGCAATGTTATCATCCATGGCTTAACCATTCATGACTGTCAACCTACTGGATCTGGAGATGTTCTAATCTATGAGTCCAAAGGAGTGGTGAGAGATTATCCAATGGATGGCGATGGTATATCTGTTATAAGTTCTAGAGATATTTGGCTTGATCATAACACCATTTCTCACTGCAGTGATGGTCTCATAGATGTGACGCTTGGCTCAACAGCGGTTACTATTTCTAACAACAGATTCTTTAATCATAATGAG GTAATGTTATTAGGCAACAGTGATACATATACACCCGACTTAAACATGAGGGTTACTGTGGCATTCAACCATTTTGGACCAGACCTTATGCAACGCATGCCAAG GTGTAGATTGGGATATGTACATGTGGCAAATAACTACTATGAGCCTTGGGGAATATATGCAATTGGAGGAAGCTCAAATCCGACCATCTTGAGTGAAGCGAATTGGTTTGTGGGTCCAAGTGATTATACCAAGAAACAAGTGACACACCAAAATGGGTGTACTAGTGGTTCACCTTGTGTATTGAGATCAATCCATGATATGTTTTTAGAAGGATCATATTTCAAACAATCAGGTTGGGGAAATGCACATCCAACATATGATCAAAGACAAGAATTTAAGATTGATATTGTCTATTTAGTACCTAAATTGACAAAGAATGCCGGGGCTCTAGATTGTTTTCCCAAAAAGTCTTGTTGGTGA